The sequence below is a genomic window from Streptomyces sudanensis.
CGGCCGTCCCGGCCGCCGTCCCAGCCCCCGGCCTGCGGGGGCTGCGGGCCGCCCGGCAGTTCGGCACGCCGGCCGTCGGAGGGCGGGAGCTGCTGGTGCTGCCCCTGGCCGCCCTGTGCGGCCTGGTTGCCCTGCCACACGTCGGAGCGGGTGGGGACGCCGTCCTGCGCGGGGCCGGACTGCTGCCCTTGGTTGCCCTGCGCGGCCTGGTTGCCCTGCCACACGTCGGAGCGGGTGGGGACGCCGTCCTGCGCGGAGCCGGACTGCTGCCCCTGGCCGCCCCGGTCCCCGTACGCACCGGGGAACCCGGCGTCCCGGTCCCGGCCGTCCTGCTGCCTGCCGGGCTGCCCCGCCCGGGGCCCGCCGAACAGCCCGCCGCCCTGCTCACCGCCCGGGCGGCCGCCGGGCTCGTCGCGGCCCGGCAGCGCGGGGCGGGCACCGCCGCCGGGAGCCGTCTGGCCGCGCGCGCCGGCGAGACCGGCGGCGAGCCGGTTCTGCGGCGCGGCGCCCTGGCCGGAGCCGCCCGGACCGGGCAGCAGTCCGCCCTGCGCCCCGCCCTGGCCGCCGGCCGCCCGGCCGGAGCCGCCCTGCGGCAGCCCGCCCGGGCCTCCCGGGCCGCCGGGCTTCTTGCCGCCCTGCGTGACGTCCACGGGCAGCATGACCAGCGCGGTCGTACCGCCCGAGTCCGACGGGCGCAGCTGGATCCGGATGCCGTGCCGCAGCGACAGGCGGCCGACCACGAACAGGCCCATGCGGCGGGAGACGGAGACGTCCACGGTCGGCGGCGACGCGAGCCGCTCGTTGATCGCGGCGAGGTCCTCGGGGGAGAGGCCGATGCCGGTGTCGTGGATCTCGACCAGCACGCGCCCGTCGGGCAGCGCGTGGCCGGTGACGCGCACCTTGGTCTGCGGCGAGGAGAACGACGTGGCGTTCTCCAGCAGCTCGGCCAGCAGGTGCACGAGGTCGTTGACGACGCGGCCGGCGACCTCGGTGGCCGGCACGGACGCGAGCTCGATGCGCTCGTACTGCTCCACCTCGGACGCGGCGGCGCGGAGCACGTCGACGAGGGGCACGGGCCGCGTCCACCGGCGGCCCGGCTCCTCGCCGGCGAGGACGAGGAGGTTCTCGCCGTTGCGGCGCATGCGGGTGGCGAGGTGGTCGAGCTTGAACAGCGAGGACAGCTGGTCCGGGTCGGCCTCGCGGGACTCCAGCTCGGAGATGAGCGAGAGCTGACGCTGGATCAGGCCCTGGGAGCGGCGCGAGAGGTTGGTGAACATCGCGTTGACGTTGCCCCGCAGCAGGGCCTGCTCGGCGGCGAGGCGGACCGCCTCGCGGTGCACGTCGTCGAAGGCCGCGGCCACCTTGCCGATCTCATCGCGCGAGTGCACGCCGACGGACTCGACGGACGTGTCGACGTCCTGCGGGTCGGCCTCGGAGAGCTGCTTGACCAGCTGGGGCAGCCGCTCCTGGGCGACCTTGGTCGCGGTGTCCTGGAGCCGCCGCAGCGAGGTGATCATGGACCGGGCCACCACGAAGGCGCCGATCAGCGAGACGCCGAGGACCAGGATGATCAGGGCGCCGTTGATGATCGCGTCGCGCTGCGCCTCCTGGCGCAGCTCACGGGCCTTGCCCTCCATCTCGCCCAGCAGCGTGGCCTCGATGGTCTCCATGGCGCGCAGCTTGGTCTCGGCCTCCTCGGTCCAGTCGAGGTAGGTGCGGACCGGGGTGCGGCTGAGCCCGTTCTGCTCGCCCAGCACGCGGTCCGCGTACTGGTTGGCGGCCTGGATCGCGGGGTTGCCTGAGGTCAGCGGGCCGAGCAGGTCGGTGGCGTCGCCGCCGGCCGACTCGTAGATGGAACCGAACGACTTGAGGGCCGAGTTCTCGTTGACGCGGGCGTCCTCGGCGTACTGGCGGTCGTTCTCGTTCATCACCGCCTTCTCGGAGGTGGACTTGGGCAGCGCGGCGGCGATGATCGCCCGCTGTATGGACGCGTACTCCTTGGCGGAGGAGAACGCCGCCAGCGCACGCGTGCGCTTGATCATCTCCGGGTTGCTGGTCGCCTGCGCCATGTCCTGCGACAGGGTCAGCAGCGACTCGATGAGCCGGTTGTACTTGCCCACCGTCGCGGAGGTCATCTGGCCCTTGTAGGCCTCCTTGCGGATCACGCCGAGCCCGATGACCTGGTTGGCGATCTGCGTGACGTTGGCGCGGATACTGGCCAGCGCCTCGTCGTCCTGGGTGTCGCCGATCTCCTGGGTGGCGTCGAGGAACGCCCGCTGCGCCGCGTCGGTCTTGTCGCGGGGGTCCTTGATCTTGAAGTCGGTGAGGGGGGTGTCGTTGGCGATCGGGCCCGCCGACTGGTCGCGCTCCTGCTGGAGCGCCTGCGCGAGGTGGTGAGCCTCGCGGGTGAGCTTGGTGAGCAGCTGCATGTGGTCCAGCTGCTCCATGTTCTCCATCGACTCCTGGATGCGGAGTCCGCCCAGCGAGGTCGCGGCGACCACGGGCAGGGCGAGGAGGGAGACCAGCCGGGTGCTGATGCGCCAGTTGCGCAGGGCTATTCGCGAACCGGTGTCACCCGGCACGGCGGCCTTGGGTTCCTTCCCCGGCTTGGCGGACCTGCCCGCCTTGTCGCGCCGTCCGGGCTTCCGTCCCTTGCCGCCACCCGCCGCCTCGGACCCGGCCGACGCGCCCGCAGCGCGGCCGCCGGCGGCCGCCGGTCCCGGGTCATGGGTGTGCTGGGGCGAGGAGCCACGGTCGGTCCCGCCGCGCGGCTCCTGCTCCGCCGCAGCGCTGCCATCCCTCTTGAAACGTCCCTGCACTAGCGTCGCAACCTCTGGACCAGGCGTCCCCCCGCGCGAACGGGCGGGACGGTGTCGGCGTCGTGGGAGCGCGACTGCGCTCCTGGATGGTCGTCGGTGACCGGCGTGGAATCCCCCCTTCCCCACCGCCGCTCGGCGCTGCCTGTGCGCCCCAGCTCGCCGGTCTCCACAGCGGCGGTGCGTGGAATTCCAGCACAGTGCCGGATCTCCAACAAGGGCGGTGGCCGACCGCGCAGGGGCGGTCACCCGGTGTACGCGGACCAGTACGGACCGTCAAGGGCGAAAGCGGAGAAAGCGGACTTTCTCCAACGAGTCGTTTACGGGTGGAGGCTGCACCAGTCGAGGCGATCGGCGTCAGAATGAAGGGATCGGGGGGAGATGTCCGTTTTCCACCCCCCTGGCAATCATCCGGAATGTCCGACTTGGGTGTGCAGTGGTGAGGAAATTCACACGCTTGTCGTGGCCGGTTCGATGTATTGGCGGGTGACGCGATGTTTAGCCTGACGCTTCAGCGGGGTGGGCCACAGGCCGGAACGCGCCCCGCAGCCGCCCCGAGCCGGACAACCGGCCGCCCCGAGCCGAGCGACGAGGTCCGAAGCCACCGTGAAGACGACGACCGCCCGCAGCATCGCCAACCCCCGCCGCACCACCCTCGCCCACCTGGAGGACGCGACCGGGCTGGAGCCCGGCCTCCTGCCCGAGCCGACGGCCGAACTGCCCGCCGTCACCGCGAACCCCCGCCGCACGGTCCTGATGAAGGCCCCGGCCCCCGCCGCCGGCTGACGCACCGGTGCGCGCGGCCCGCGGCCCGGGAGGCGCGCACCGCCGTGCGGCGGACCGGCCCTCCCTCCCGCGTTAGCCTGGAGCGTCAGACTCCGGCCAGCTCAGTGAGGGGCACACGCATCCGTGCGCATCGCCAGGTTCTCCATCGACGGCAATGTCGCCTTCGGCGCGGTCGAGGGTGAAAGCGCCCCCGGCGCAGAGGGTGACCTCGTCCTCGACATCATCAAGGGCATCCCGTACACCGACTTCGAGCTCAGCGGCACGAAGGTCCCGCTGAGCAAGGTCAGGCTCCTGCCGCCGGTGCTCCCCAACAAGGTCGTGGCCATCGGCCGCAACTACGCGGAGCACGCCGCGGAGCTCGGCAACGAGGTCCCCGAGGTGCCCGTCGCCTTCCTCAAGCCCACCACCTCGGTGATCGGCTCCGGCGACGCCATCGAGTACCCCTCCTTCTCGAACGAACTGCACCACGAGGCCGAGCTCGCCGTCGTCATCGGCCGCATGTGCCGCGAGGTCCCGCGCGAACGCGTCAAGGACGTCGTCTTCGGCTACACCTGCGCCAACGACGTCACCGCCCGCGACGCCCAGAAGCGCGAGAAGCAGTGGGCCCGCGCCAAGGGCTTCGACACCTCCTGCCCCCTGGGACCCTGGGTGGAGACCGACCTCGACCCGAGCGACCTGGCCATCCAGTGCACGGTCAACGGCGCGCAGCGCCAACTGGGCCGCACGAGCGACATGGTCCGCTCCATCGAGGACCTGGTCGTCCACATCACCGAGGCCATGACGCTGCTCCCCGGCGACGTGATCCTCACCGGCACCCCCGCCGGGGTCGGCCCCCTCAACGTCGGCGACGAGGTCGCCGTCACCATCGAAGGCATCGGCACTCTCACCAACAAGGTGATCAAGCGTGGCTAACGCGACCGTCCGCGTACGTTTCTGTCCCTCGCCGACCGGCAACCCCCACGTGGGCCTGGTCCGCACCGCCCTGTTCAACTGGGCCTTCGCCCGGCACCACGGCGGCACCATGGTCTTCCGCATCGAGGACACCGACGCGGCCCGCGACTCCGAGGAGTCCTACCGGCAGCTCCTCGACGCGATGCGCTGGCTCGGCCTCGACTGGGACGAGGGCCCCGAGGTCGGCGGCCCCCACGCGCCGTACCGCCAGTCCGAGCGCATGGACGTCTACCGCGAGGTCGCGGACAAGCTCCTCGAAGGCGGCTACGCCTACCACTGCTACTGCACCACCGAGGAGCTCGACGAGCGCCGCGAGGCCGCCCGCGCCGCCGGGAAGCCCTCCGGCTACGACGGCCACTGCCGCGAGCTCACCGCCGGGCAGGTCTCCGCGTACGAGGCGGAGGGCCGCTCGGCGATCGTCCGCTTCCGCATGCCCGACGAGCCGATCACCTTCCGCGACCTGGTCCGCGGCGAGCTGACCTTCACCCCGGACAACGTCCCCGACTACGGCATCGTCCGCGCCAACGGCGCCCCGCTGTACACGCTGGTCAACCCGGTCGACGACGCGCTGATGGAGATCACGCACGTGCTGCGCGGCGAGGACCTGCTCTCCTCCACCCCGCGCCAGATCGCCCTGTACAAGGCGCTGATCGACCTGGGCGTCGCCAAGGCGATCCCGGAGTTCGGCCACCTGCCGTACGTCATGGGCG
It includes:
- a CDS encoding nitrate- and nitrite sensing domain-containing protein, producing the protein MQGRFKRDGSAAAEQEPRGGTDRGSSPQHTHDPGPAAAGGRAAGASAGSEAAGGGKGRKPGRRDKAGRSAKPGKEPKAAVPGDTGSRIALRNWRISTRLVSLLALPVVAATSLGGLRIQESMENMEQLDHMQLLTKLTREAHHLAQALQQERDQSAGPIANDTPLTDFKIKDPRDKTDAAQRAFLDATQEIGDTQDDEALASIRANVTQIANQVIGLGVIRKEAYKGQMTSATVGKYNRLIESLLTLSQDMAQATSNPEMIKRTRALAAFSSAKEYASIQRAIIAAALPKSTSEKAVMNENDRQYAEDARVNENSALKSFGSIYESAGGDATDLLGPLTSGNPAIQAANQYADRVLGEQNGLSRTPVRTYLDWTEEAETKLRAMETIEATLLGEMEGKARELRQEAQRDAIINGALIILVLGVSLIGAFVVARSMITSLRRLQDTATKVAQERLPQLVKQLSEADPQDVDTSVESVGVHSRDEIGKVAAAFDDVHREAVRLAAEQALLRGNVNAMFTNLSRRSQGLIQRQLSLISELESREADPDQLSSLFKLDHLATRMRRNGENLLVLAGEEPGRRWTRPVPLVDVLRAAASEVEQYERIELASVPATEVAGRVVNDLVHLLAELLENATSFSSPQTKVRVTGHALPDGRVLVEIHDTGIGLSPEDLAAINERLASPPTVDVSVSRRMGLFVVGRLSLRHGIRIQLRPSDSGGTTALVMLPVDVTQGGKKPGGPGGPGGLPQGGSGRAAGGQGGAQGGLLPGPGGSGQGAAPQNRLAAGLAGARGQTAPGGGARPALPGRDEPGGRPGGEQGGGLFGGPRAGQPGRQQDGRDRDAGFPGAYGDRGGQGQQSGSAQDGVPTRSDVWQGNQAAQGNQGQQSGPAQDGVPTRSDVWQGNQAAQGGQGQHQQLPPSDGRRAELPGGPQPPQAGGWDGGRDGRHSPQDAPRGHEEHEATGQFARPSEDRPGPGSTAEFPRPDFGAPRPDQGGPLGGREPQDPASTAAIPRPDFGAPGQPAGLPPAGSGDGRTPLYDTLETNWFHGQQEGAGGAPQGPAQGRPAEGPYPAHDRTAPTPVVPQPPQFGQPRRPAPGRPAPAMPQQRADQGQYGGQAEQGRHRGQGRDSEAASPSWRTTPNDELVRQAERVRKPAAGGVTTSGLPRRVPRANLVPGTAQEQPLQSGPQVSRAPADVRGRLTNLRRGIQQGRQAGSGNTGSFQVGPTHQQEREF
- a CDS encoding fumarylacetoacetate hydrolase family protein, encoding MRIARFSIDGNVAFGAVEGESAPGAEGDLVLDIIKGIPYTDFELSGTKVPLSKVRLLPPVLPNKVVAIGRNYAEHAAELGNEVPEVPVAFLKPTTSVIGSGDAIEYPSFSNELHHEAELAVVIGRMCREVPRERVKDVVFGYTCANDVTARDAQKREKQWARAKGFDTSCPLGPWVETDLDPSDLAIQCTVNGAQRQLGRTSDMVRSIEDLVVHITEAMTLLPGDVILTGTPAGVGPLNVGDEVAVTIEGIGTLTNKVIKRG
- the gltX gene encoding glutamate--tRNA ligase, translated to MANATVRVRFCPSPTGNPHVGLVRTALFNWAFARHHGGTMVFRIEDTDAARDSEESYRQLLDAMRWLGLDWDEGPEVGGPHAPYRQSERMDVYREVADKLLEGGYAYHCYCTTEELDERREAARAAGKPSGYDGHCRELTAGQVSAYEAEGRSAIVRFRMPDEPITFRDLVRGELTFTPDNVPDYGIVRANGAPLYTLVNPVDDALMEITHVLRGEDLLSSTPRQIALYKALIDLGVAKAIPEFGHLPYVMGEGNKKLSKRDPQSSLNLYRERGFLPEGLLNYLSLLGWSFSADQDVFTIGQMIEKFDVADVNANPARFDLKKAEAINADHIRMLDTKAFVDACEPWLRAPHAPWAPEDFDREAWERIAPHAQTRLTVLSEITQSVDFLFLKEPVEDEASWQKAMKGDPAALLTTARARLEAADWSSPESLKDAVLKAGEEHGLKLGKAQAPVRVAVTGRTVGLPLFESLEVLGRERTLARIDAALAKLAG